The following proteins are encoded in a genomic region of Desulfosporosinus youngiae DSM 17734:
- a CDS encoding cell wall-binding repeat-containing protein translates to MISYSRKSKGLALVLALAMLLALWPGAALAAEPTITGAGMEETGIDGEEIFYFSLLEDGIASSTVIDIAMKTQPTDLEYTSGQSLDLSGLVVTLTYDDESTLEVGYEDFSYMDISTNPAHGTVLLVADHHNQPVEVSCNGQTAYTDNLTVTEPADLQVTGITVKTQPTDLTYTAGQSLDLSGLVVTLTYDDESTLEVGYEDFSYMDITANPAQGTVLSVVGHHNQPVEVSCNGQTAFTDNLTVTASTGRQVTGITVKTQPADLTYTAGQSLDLSGLVVTLTYNDESTLEVGYEDFSYMDITANPAQGTALSVAGHHNQPVEISCNGRTAYTNNLAVTASGGGGGRGNDGGSSGTNNTSAGYVPNPSIATGGDQVTVDLAPNATRVSPTQTNNLIKANQESAVVIQGDQYTITFAQGTMQAVPGQTEYDFGLQMNAGPNYGAIADLAEGSLTLVVSYNHSGPLPAEAAITFNVGTSYEGQTLYYYYYNEANGQLEYVQSAVVGTDGTVTIRQSRCSDYVFTEGRLTGENVIGQSTRIFGEDRYQTAIKISKAYFGKGADTVVLTRGDSSVDALPAVPLAKQYNAPLLLTPPGNLPEEVLNEIKELGAKKVIIIGGPGAVKPEVENTLKADGLEVERIYGRTHYDTAYVIAGKLEGKTGQAVLVNGDKYRTTFPDTLSISSWAGYHGVPILYADSTADRLPEETAKALAELKVTRTILVGGPAVVPNRLESLVPDPQRYGGADCYATNAEVLQALQPNPEKVYAATGKDFADALAGAAVAAQTNAWLILTGEAGKGQNPRGLTAEQEQLLKSAKGNVREVSVFGGPAVVSETTWEAVRTLLELD, encoded by the coding sequence GTGATAAGTTATTCAAGAAAAAGCAAGGGACTTGCCCTTGTTCTGGCTCTGGCCATGCTGCTGGCGCTGTGGCCGGGAGCGGCCTTGGCGGCGGAGCCGACGATTACCGGTGCCGGGATGGAAGAGACAGGCATTGACGGCGAGGAAATTTTCTACTTTTCTTTACTTGAGGATGGCATCGCTTCCTCGACAGTAATCGATATAGCCATGAAGACTCAGCCAACGGATCTGGAGTATACCTCCGGGCAGAGTCTGGACTTAAGCGGCCTGGTGGTGACCCTGACCTATGACGACGAGTCAACCTTAGAAGTAGGCTATGAGGATTTCAGCTACATGGACATCAGCACCAATCCGGCCCATGGGACCGTGCTGTTGGTGGCGGACCACCACAATCAGCCGGTGGAGGTAAGCTGCAACGGACAGACGGCCTACACGGATAACCTGACGGTGACAGAACCGGCAGACCTGCAGGTAACCGGCATAACCGTTAAAACCCAACCGACTGATCTAACCTACACCGCCGGGCAGAGTCTGGACTTAAGCGGCCTGGTGGTGACCCTGACCTATGATGACGAGTCAACCTTAGAAGTAGGCTATGAGGATTTCAGCTACATGGATATCACTGCCAATCCAGCCCAGGGGACCGTGCTGTCGGTGGTGGGCCACCACAATCAGCCGGTGGAGGTAAGCTGCAACGGACAGACGGCCTTCACGGATAACCTGACGGTGACAGCATCGACAGGCCGGCAGGTAACCGGCATAACCGTTAAAACCCAACCGGCCGATCTAACCTACACTGCCGGGCAGAGTTTGGACTTAAGCGGTCTGGTGGTGACTCTGACCTATAACGACGAGTCAACCTTAGAAGTAGGCTATGAGGATTTCAGCTACATGGATATTACCGCTAATCCGGCTCAGGGGACCGCACTTTCGGTGGCGGGTCACCACAATCAGCCGGTGGAGATAAGCTGCAACGGACGGACCGCTTATACCAATAATCTGGCGGTAACAGCTTCCGGTGGCGGAGGTGGCCGAGGAAATGACGGCGGTTCGAGCGGCACAAATAATACTTCGGCTGGATATGTTCCCAATCCATCCATCGCGACTGGGGGCGACCAGGTTACGGTTGACCTGGCTCCCAACGCCACCAGAGTTTCCCCGACCCAAACCAATAACCTGATCAAGGCCAACCAGGAGAGCGCGGTGGTCATCCAGGGCGATCAATATACCATTACCTTTGCCCAAGGAACCATGCAGGCGGTGCCCGGACAGACAGAGTACGATTTCGGACTTCAGATGAACGCCGGACCTAATTACGGCGCAATTGCGGACCTGGCGGAGGGCAGCCTGACCCTCGTAGTCAGCTATAACCACAGTGGCCCCCTGCCTGCGGAAGCAGCCATCACCTTTAATGTGGGAACTTCCTATGAGGGCCAAACCCTTTACTACTATTACTATAATGAAGCCAACGGGCAGCTGGAATACGTTCAGTCCGCGGTGGTGGGAACGGACGGGACGGTCACAATTCGCCAGTCCCGCTGCTCAGACTATGTCTTCACCGAGGGGAGATTAACAGGTGAAAACGTAATAGGGCAGTCCACCCGCATCTTCGGCGAGGATCGTTACCAGACGGCGATAAAGATCAGCAAAGCCTATTTCGGCAAAGGGGCGGACACCGTTGTTCTGACCCGGGGGGATAGCTCTGTGGACGCCTTGCCGGCCGTGCCGCTGGCCAAACAGTACAATGCTCCCCTTCTTCTCACTCCGCCCGGCAATCTCCCGGAAGAAGTTCTGAATGAAATCAAAGAGCTGGGCGCAAAAAAAGTTATCATTATCGGTGGACCAGGGGCTGTGAAACCGGAAGTTGAGAATACCCTGAAAGCCGACGGCCTTGAAGTGGAACGGATTTATGGCCGGACTCACTATGACACGGCTTATGTGATCGCCGGAAAGCTGGAAGGTAAAACCGGCCAGGCCGTGCTGGTCAATGGGGACAAATACAGAACGACCTTCCCAGATACTCTTTCCATTTCTTCCTGGGCCGGCTATCACGGAGTGCCTATTCTCTACGCGGATAGTACCGCGGATCGGCTGCCGGAAGAAACAGCAAAGGCTTTGGCCGAACTGAAGGTCACGCGGACCATTCTGGTTGGAGGGCCGGCGGTGGTCCCCAACCGGCTGGAGTCCCTGGTGCCTGACCCCCAACGGTATGGGGGAGCGGACTGCTATGCCACTAATGCAGAAGTATTGCAAGCACTGCAGCCCAATCCGGAGAAAGTATATGCTGCCACAGGCAAGGACTTTGCCGATGCCCTGGCGGGCGCGGCAGTAGCGGCTCAAACTAACGCCTGGCTGATCCTGACGGGGGAGGCCGGAAAAGGCCAGAATCCCAGGGGTTTGACGGCTGAACAGGAGCAATTGCTTAAATCAGCGAAAGGAAACGTCAGGGAGGTCAGCGTTTTTGGCGGCCCGGCGGTGGTTTCCGAGACCACCTGGGAGGCGGTCAGGACGCTGCTGGAATTGGATTGA
- a CDS encoding LysR family transcriptional regulator, which translates to MDMNIQKYMAFIKTVEYGSFTKAAEALSYSQSGISRMINDLEKEWRVSLLERGRAGVRLTSDGLKLLPYAQSVCSEYQKLQMQVDELNGLQSGLIRIGTFSSVATHWLPNIIKEFQKVYPNIDYELLLGDYTEIEDWILEGRVDCGFLRLPTHPDLETIFLEQDKLLVILPENHLLANCERFPVTALCNDPFMLLEKGAKAEVSEIFERCNVTPKVHFTTWDDYAIMSMVESGLGISILPQLILKRVPYRIVAKELDTPAYRQIGLALRDKKTASLAVKRFMDYLQYR; encoded by the coding sequence ATGGATATGAACATTCAAAAATATATGGCGTTTATCAAAACCGTTGAGTATGGCAGTTTTACAAAGGCCGCCGAAGCGTTGTCTTATTCACAATCCGGCATCAGCCGCATGATTAACGATTTGGAAAAGGAATGGAGAGTATCTCTATTGGAACGCGGACGTGCCGGGGTGCGCCTGACCTCCGATGGTTTGAAGCTGCTGCCCTACGCCCAAAGCGTCTGTAGTGAATATCAGAAGCTGCAAATGCAAGTAGACGAACTAAACGGGCTGCAATCCGGTCTGATTCGCATCGGCACCTTCTCCAGTGTGGCAACACACTGGCTGCCGAACATCATCAAAGAATTTCAAAAGGTTTACCCAAACATCGACTATGAATTGCTTTTAGGCGATTATACGGAAATTGAAGATTGGATTTTGGAGGGGCGTGTGGATTGCGGTTTCCTGCGGTTGCCTACCCACCCGGATTTAGAAACCATTTTTTTAGAACAGGATAAGTTGCTGGTCATTTTACCGGAGAACCATCTTTTGGCGAATTGTGAACGATTCCCGGTTACAGCCCTGTGCAACGACCCGTTTATGCTGCTGGAAAAGGGTGCGAAGGCTGAAGTCTCAGAGATTTTTGAGCGCTGCAATGTAACCCCAAAGGTACATTTCACCACTTGGGACGATTACGCCATTATGTCTATGGTAGAAAGTGGTCTGGGCATTAGCATACTGCCGCAGCTTATCTTAAAGCGAGTCCCTTATCGCATTGTGGCAAAAGAACTGGATACACCCGCTTATCGCCAGATCGGTCTTGCTCTGCGGGATAAAAAAACCGCATCCTTAGCTGTCAAACGGTTTATGGATTATTTACAATATCGATAA
- a CDS encoding DMT family transporter — MKYTYLKYLLALLLFGSNGIVASHISLTSYEIVLLRTLIGSLLLIAIFMLTRGKLTFWQHKRQFLFLAISGIAMGASWVFLYEAYQQIGVSIASLAYYCGPVIVMVLSPLLFREKLTPPKVAGFIVVLCGIFLVNGQAFQGDKTGWGLFCGGMSAVMYAFMVIFNKKAKNITGLENSMLQLFISFLTVATFVGLKQGFVLTVASRDWVSILILGLLNTGIGCYFYFSSIGHLPVQTVAICGYLEPLSAVIFSVLLLQETMQAIQILGAVLIIGGAVLGEYAAHKTVLRKY, encoded by the coding sequence ATGAAATATACATATTTGAAGTACCTTCTTGCGCTGTTGCTATTTGGTTCCAACGGAATCGTAGCCAGCCACATTTCGCTTACCAGTTATGAAATCGTATTGCTGCGGACGCTGATTGGCAGTCTTTTGTTGATTGCGATTTTTATGCTGACGAGAGGAAAACTGACGTTTTGGCAACACAAGCGGCAATTCTTATTTCTGGCCATATCCGGCATAGCGATGGGCGCAAGTTGGGTATTTCTCTACGAAGCCTATCAACAAATCGGTGTCAGTATCGCATCTTTGGCTTACTACTGCGGACCGGTTATTGTAATGGTGCTTTCTCCGCTTCTGTTCCGTGAAAAATTGACCCCGCCGAAAGTGGCAGGATTTATAGTGGTCTTATGCGGGATATTTCTCGTCAATGGTCAGGCGTTTCAGGGGGACAAAACCGGATGGGGATTGTTCTGCGGGGGAATGTCTGCTGTAATGTATGCATTTATGGTAATTTTTAATAAGAAGGCTAAGAATATCACAGGCTTGGAAAACTCTATGCTTCAACTTTTCATCAGCTTTTTGACCGTTGCGACATTTGTTGGATTAAAGCAGGGGTTTGTATTAACGGTGGCGAGCAGGGATTGGGTGTCAATTTTGATTCTCGGTCTTCTCAACACAGGTATCGGCTGCTATTTCTATTTTTCTTCGATTGGTCATTTGCCGGTGCAGACAGTGGCAATCTGCGGCTACTTGGAACCGCTGTCGGCTGTTATCTTTTCTGTCCTGCTTTTGCAGGAGACGATGCAGGCTATTCAAATCCTTGGTGCTGTCCTGATTATCGGCGGAGCGGTATTGGGAGAATATGCAGCTCATAAGACTGTGCTGCGTAAATATTAA
- a CDS encoding BTAD domain-containing putative transcriptional regulator: protein MNHIPVLKSKLIMPDLPANFLLTDRLEKLYAAMDSSRVVSVCAPAGYGKTTLAVSYFSRRAALPFRICWYRLDPEDRNLPVFIAHLAEAVFPSDAALFSESRKALKEYADVELQPQHAIAMICQEMWSHHSHSKTRTYLVLDDFQNVTQTPELCDVAAFMLDNLPPSCTMFILNRTNFKVFTEKQRLEQEILEIDAEDLAFSPSEINDYMFHMKQPVLDQKTADFIRKKTEGWIAGVIILCQAIQNKGSDIAAFEGSGLVHEETLFRYLSLEVFKSVEAATQDALARLALLQDFSELEALELFGIVDIQELMAQSMGFGIFIQRIHGDPVVYRFHSLFREFLLYILKRRCSGEQVAGLRLKTAAWYIRQEAYGRAAEHLAKCENAVLARDMVTQVGFNKFLIGETGQLKIWLDLLPEDMIRDNPVLLMYKAQLLPNNRQGEMVEPLKRLLQLSLQDNQPEMYFNVSTVLIYILTCSNDMKGLQEMTTGLSWRLENPSPELNNTLAILDMVQSMAKERFPAAAAQSESILYDLLPEDSQWLYLILSSIIYHCLGKLDQAERCMETALALHHFKKVEPARGFILLFLSIALSLKNEKDRLPSHLSEVIAIGEKYDYDYLSANGRRLAAFERYLSFDRETCIEMLDYAVFHYRRMNNKVMAAACRLLRSLWSIRPGGAGPDLGEARRDMAVIRKARPGMMVCETSLCILGAIAGRSGDFQLAERSLLSAVRSAKAKKAYQVLCGSFFHLAGLYFGNGDKEKGHGYLKQAMELAAKNRYFMFWDIHIPTLTEMTLRCLRYGYGTGFAEELLGRFYDGSTVKYLAEKIKIIDESRITAFVNDFVSQYKPDQKEGLYLVKAALFGKPEIAVNGVKIPDSEWKTKKVKGLLEYLLLHSGKTVSKETLLDIFWPESDGKSAMVSLRTALYQLRKTLAKYNVRVSGNNAFIHETLTGLQIINNDILELDIVEFLRLNRELTGPAKNNPDETCKRLELLQQMVSLYRGELLEGSDYGDLVFLERERCKVIFEDACLKLGLIYIQEGELSHAEEILRLALALEPYNETICLELLRLFMSQGMRSKAVNLYYRFKKRFEQELGIKIDERLTEVITTILPLL from the coding sequence ATGAATCATATTCCCGTGTTAAAGAGCAAGCTCATTATGCCGGATTTACCCGCAAACTTTTTGTTGACGGACCGGCTGGAAAAACTTTACGCCGCCATGGATTCCTCCAGGGTAGTCAGTGTCTGCGCGCCTGCCGGGTACGGGAAAACAACCCTGGCCGTCTCGTATTTCAGCCGGCGGGCTGCCCTGCCTTTCAGGATATGCTGGTACCGTTTGGACCCGGAGGACAGGAATCTCCCGGTGTTCATCGCCCACCTTGCGGAAGCGGTATTCCCCTCGGACGCCGCCTTGTTTTCCGAATCCCGGAAAGCCCTGAAGGAATATGCCGATGTGGAATTGCAGCCCCAGCATGCCATCGCCATGATCTGCCAGGAAATGTGGTCTCATCACAGCCATTCCAAGACCCGAACCTATTTGGTGCTGGACGATTTTCAAAACGTGACCCAAACCCCGGAACTATGCGATGTCGCAGCCTTTATGCTGGATAACCTTCCTCCCTCCTGTACCATGTTCATCTTAAACCGGACAAATTTTAAAGTCTTTACCGAAAAGCAAAGACTGGAGCAAGAGATACTGGAGATCGACGCCGAAGACTTGGCTTTCAGTCCGTCTGAAATCAACGATTATATGTTTCACATGAAACAGCCCGTTTTAGATCAGAAAACAGCCGATTTTATCCGCAAAAAGACCGAAGGCTGGATAGCAGGCGTCATCATTTTATGCCAGGCTATCCAAAACAAGGGCTCCGATATCGCCGCTTTTGAGGGGAGCGGGCTGGTGCACGAAGAGACGCTGTTCCGGTATTTGTCTCTGGAAGTGTTTAAATCAGTCGAAGCCGCTACTCAGGATGCTCTAGCCCGGCTGGCACTGCTCCAGGATTTTTCCGAACTGGAAGCGTTGGAACTATTCGGGATCGTCGATATACAGGAACTGATGGCCCAAAGCATGGGGTTCGGCATCTTCATCCAGAGGATTCACGGGGATCCCGTCGTTTACCGTTTCCATTCTTTATTCCGGGAATTTCTGCTCTATATTCTGAAACGCCGCTGCTCCGGTGAGCAGGTTGCCGGGCTTCGCCTGAAAACCGCCGCCTGGTATATCAGGCAGGAAGCCTACGGTCGTGCCGCCGAACACCTGGCCAAATGCGAAAATGCTGTTTTGGCCAGGGATATGGTGACCCAAGTGGGTTTTAATAAGTTTTTAATCGGCGAGACCGGGCAATTGAAGATCTGGCTGGATTTGCTCCCGGAGGATATGATCAGGGACAATCCGGTTCTCCTCATGTATAAAGCGCAGCTCTTGCCCAACAACAGGCAAGGGGAAATGGTGGAACCCCTCAAAAGGCTGCTGCAGCTGTCCCTGCAGGATAACCAGCCTGAGATGTATTTTAATGTGTCAACGGTTCTCATCTATATCCTAACCTGCAGCAACGATATGAAGGGATTGCAGGAAATGACCACAGGCCTTTCCTGGCGGCTGGAAAACCCTTCGCCGGAATTGAACAACACCCTGGCTATCCTTGATATGGTGCAATCCATGGCAAAAGAACGATTTCCTGCAGCGGCGGCCCAAAGCGAAAGCATCTTGTATGACCTTCTGCCGGAAGACAGCCAATGGCTGTATTTAATCCTCTCCTCCATCATTTATCACTGTCTCGGCAAGCTTGACCAGGCGGAGCGCTGCATGGAAACTGCGCTGGCCTTGCATCACTTCAAAAAGGTTGAGCCCGCCAGAGGATTTATCCTGCTTTTTCTGTCCATCGCCTTATCCCTCAAAAATGAAAAGGATCGTCTGCCTTCACACCTATCCGAAGTCATCGCCATCGGCGAGAAATACGATTATGACTACCTGTCGGCTAACGGGAGGCGCTTGGCCGCCTTTGAACGGTACTTATCCTTTGATAGGGAAACCTGTATCGAGATGCTGGATTACGCCGTTTTTCACTACCGCCGGATGAACAATAAAGTCATGGCCGCAGCCTGCAGGCTCCTCCGGAGCCTTTGGTCCATCCGGCCGGGCGGTGCCGGCCCGGATCTCGGGGAAGCCCGCCGGGACATGGCCGTGATCAGGAAAGCCAGGCCCGGTATGATGGTCTGCGAGACATCGCTCTGCATCCTCGGAGCCATTGCCGGAAGGTCGGGGGATTTTCAGCTGGCAGAGCGCAGCCTGCTCTCAGCCGTCCGTTCGGCCAAAGCGAAAAAAGCCTATCAGGTGCTCTGCGGCTCTTTTTTCCACCTTGCCGGGCTGTACTTCGGAAACGGGGACAAGGAAAAGGGACATGGTTATCTGAAGCAGGCTATGGAACTGGCCGCAAAGAACAGGTATTTTATGTTCTGGGATATCCATATCCCCACCCTCACCGAAATGACCCTGCGCTGCCTGCGCTACGGCTATGGCACCGGCTTTGCCGAGGAACTGTTGGGGAGGTTCTACGACGGCTCTACGGTCAAGTACCTGGCAGAAAAAATAAAAATCATTGACGAAAGCCGGATTACGGCCTTTGTCAATGATTTTGTATCCCAATACAAGCCCGATCAGAAGGAAGGTCTTTATCTTGTCAAAGCTGCCCTTTTCGGCAAACCGGAAATTGCGGTAAACGGCGTCAAGATCCCGGACTCCGAATGGAAGACCAAAAAAGTAAAGGGCTTGCTGGAATACCTGCTCTTACACAGCGGCAAGACGGTATCGAAGGAGACCCTGCTGGATATCTTCTGGCCCGAGTCGGACGGCAAATCCGCCATGGTATCCCTGCGCACAGCCTTGTATCAGCTCAGAAAAACCCTGGCCAAATACAACGTAAGGGTTTCCGGAAATAATGCCTTTATCCATGAAACCCTTACGGGCTTGCAAATTATAAATAACGATATCCTGGAGCTGGATATTGTCGAGTTTCTGCGCCTGAACCGGGAGCTGACCGGCCCGGCAAAAAACAACCCGGATGAAACCTGCAAAAGGTTGGAACTATTGCAGCAAATGGTCTCTCTCTACCGAGGCGAGCTGCTGGAGGGCAGTGATTACGGGGATTTGGTATTTCTGGAGCGGGAAAGGTGCAAGGTAATCTTTGAAGATGCCTGTCTGAAACTTGGCCTGATCTATATCCAAGAGGGAGAGCTGAGCCATGCCGAAGAAATTCTCAGACTCGCCCTGGCCCTGGAACCGTATAACGAAACTATCTGTCTGGAATTGTTGAGGCTGTTTATGTCCCAGGGGATGCGAAGTAAAGCGGTCAATCTTTATTATCGGTTCAAAAAGCGTTTTGAACAGGAGCTTGGCATTAAAATTGACGAGAGATTGACGGAGGTGATAACTACAATCTTGCCGCTGTTATAG
- a CDS encoding DUF6591 domain-containing protein yields MKKVLIFILTVALAASLAGCKSPAEAATEKAAEKIFENTTGSKLDIEGDKVSVTGKDGSQLIVGENKWPTDKVGREIPAMACGRVAYVYNDDKSCNIILQEVRENDVEDYLAVIRAAGFSGDKAAYSDDINSIYLADNGQGINIQLGYNHEEEQLSLTAIKTQQ; encoded by the coding sequence ATGAAGAAAGTGCTGATTTTTATCCTGACCGTTGCATTGGCCGCTTCCCTTGCCGGCTGCAAAAGCCCGGCGGAAGCGGCGACGGAAAAGGCCGCCGAGAAGATCTTTGAAAATACCACCGGATCGAAATTGGACATCGAAGGCGATAAAGTGAGCGTTACGGGAAAAGACGGCAGCCAATTGATCGTTGGGGAAAATAAATGGCCCACGGATAAGGTGGGCAGGGAAATCCCCGCCATGGCCTGCGGAAGGGTAGCTTACGTCTACAATGATGATAAGTCCTGCAACATCATCCTCCAGGAGGTGAGGGAGAATGACGTGGAAGATTATCTCGCCGTGATCCGGGCTGCGGGTTTTTCCGGTGACAAAGCGGCATACAGCGACGATATCAACAGCATTTATCTGGCCGATAACGGCCAGGGTATCAACATCCAGCTCGGCTATAACCATGAAGAAGAGCAGTTAAGCCTTACCGCGATCAAAACGCAACAATAA